A region from the Bradyrhizobium erythrophlei genome encodes:
- a CDS encoding ester cyclase: MSEKLKPARMIEVLAVLTLWISMPAFAADSVKIDDLVIATPSPDAEREVTMKAVRAFYDFWNTGDEGLLKEAIAPNFTDHTLPPGRPQGPEGPAFASRRFRAAVPDLKVTVKKMILAGDYVTVHMNFTGHFTGRFGQTQGKGQPVPFTATDLVKIGNGRITDNWHIEDNLTLLQEMGVAKVGS, from the coding sequence ATGTCAGAGAAGCTGAAGCCTGCCCGCATGATCGAGGTCCTCGCCGTATTGACGCTTTGGATCTCCATGCCGGCCTTTGCCGCCGATAGCGTCAAGATCGATGACCTCGTCATCGCCACGCCAAGCCCCGATGCGGAACGCGAGGTGACGATGAAGGCAGTTCGCGCCTTCTACGATTTCTGGAACACCGGCGATGAAGGCCTGCTGAAGGAAGCCATCGCGCCTAACTTCACCGATCACACGCTGCCGCCGGGCCGACCGCAAGGGCCCGAGGGACCGGCTTTCGCCTCGCGGCGGTTCCGCGCCGCCGTGCCCGATCTCAAGGTCACGGTAAAGAAAATGATCCTGGCGGGCGACTACGTCACCGTGCACATGAACTTCACCGGTCATTTCACCGGTAGGTTCGGACAAACGCAGGGCAAAGGCCAGCCGGTCCCCTTCACGGCCACCGACCTCGTCAAGATCGGGAACGGCCGCATCACCGACAATTGGCACATCGAGGACAATCTGACGCTGCTGCAAGAGATGGGCGTCGCCAAGGTCGGATCGTGA
- a CDS encoding polysaccharide deacetylase family protein, whose protein sequence is MINPAPKPLHLNRREALQTVALATATTAGSLSGVASAATTTISTSDRNAGGFWPNGARLAVSFSLMFEGGGQPISGAGGVIPDPIEKGVPDLPTNAFFAYGHYEGIPRVLDLMDKHGIKLSSFMIGKAVETSPDLAREIVRRGHEAAAHGRVWDNSYQLSRDEEKRFIADSVETIHKITGQIPIGWNAYWMRNSIAILETLQDLGFVYHIDEPSHDEPFIVPLRGRDFVTVPYTFHMNDIVSFPFVGWNAAAYEQALRDEFDQLYEEGVHRRRMMVVSLHDRISGHAGRIRALDRFLTYAKGKEDVWFARKDEIARYVLANRASTPVVDRGPPSATGLPGPTG, encoded by the coding sequence ATGATCAATCCTGCACCGAAGCCCTTGCATCTCAATCGCCGAGAGGCTCTTCAAACCGTCGCACTCGCGACAGCTACCACTGCCGGTAGCCTATCCGGCGTCGCCAGCGCCGCGACGACAACCATCAGTACGTCTGACCGCAACGCAGGCGGCTTCTGGCCGAACGGCGCGCGGCTGGCGGTGAGTTTCTCGCTCATGTTCGAAGGCGGCGGGCAGCCGATCTCGGGCGCAGGCGGTGTAATCCCGGACCCAATCGAGAAGGGCGTGCCGGATCTGCCGACCAACGCCTTCTTCGCCTACGGCCATTACGAAGGCATCCCCCGCGTGCTCGACCTCATGGACAAGCACGGCATCAAGCTCTCATCGTTCATGATCGGCAAAGCGGTGGAAACCTCCCCGGATCTGGCTCGGGAGATCGTGCGACGCGGGCATGAAGCCGCCGCGCACGGCCGGGTGTGGGACAACTCGTATCAACTCTCCCGTGACGAAGAGAAGCGCTTCATCGCCGATAGCGTCGAGACGATCCATAAGATCACCGGCCAGATACCGATCGGTTGGAACGCGTACTGGATGCGCAACTCCATCGCCATCCTGGAGACGCTGCAGGATCTGGGCTTTGTTTATCACATCGACGAACCGAGCCACGACGAGCCGTTTATTGTCCCGTTACGCGGGAGGGATTTCGTGACGGTCCCCTATACCTTCCACATGAACGACATCGTCTCCTTTCCCTTCGTTGGCTGGAACGCGGCCGCCTACGAGCAGGCGCTGCGCGACGAGTTCGATCAGCTTTACGAAGAGGGCGTGCATCGACGGCGCATGATGGTGGTCAGCCTGCACGATCGCATCTCCGGCCACGCCGGCAGGATACGAGCCCTCGACCGCTTCCTCACCTACGCTAAGGGAAAGGAGGATGTCTGGTTCGCCCGGAAGGACGAGATCGCCCGCTACGTGCTGGCCAACCGCGCCAGCACGCCGGTTGTCGATCGGGGTCCACCGAGCGCAACCGGCCTGCCCGGGCCGACAGGCTGA
- a CDS encoding DsrE family protein, translating to MSASEKLLPIDIPVKLSNVKTVFSIGALAFEGDLPASIFHLQLIENDITDWNAKSEVIAVFHTNAGHVTLNDSAYNTERNIATGNPYKELVADLMKRGAEIELCGATAKIYNWGNVDLLPGVKVNTDAMARTTQLVQEGFVKITE from the coding sequence ATGTCTGCTTCCGAAAAACTCCTTCCCATCGATATACCGGTGAAGCTGTCGAACGTGAAGACGGTGTTCAGTATTGGCGCGTTGGCGTTCGAAGGGGATCTGCCTGCTTCGATTTTCCACCTTCAGCTTATCGAGAACGACATCACCGATTGGAACGCCAAGTCGGAGGTCATCGCCGTCTTTCACACGAACGCCGGCCACGTGACGTTGAACGACAGCGCCTACAACACCGAACGTAATATAGCGACCGGCAACCCTTACAAGGAGCTTGTCGCTGACCTGATGAAACGCGGTGCGGAAATTGAGTTATGTGGCGCGACTGCGAAAATTTACAACTGGGGAAACGTAGATCTGCTTCCTGGAGTCAAGGTCAATACGGATGCCATGGCGAGAACGACGCAGCTCGTACAAGAGGGGTTCGTGAAAATCACGGAATGA
- a CDS encoding MBL fold metallo-hydrolase, whose translation MAAATFTATGSWLSPSQAYAEARNIVDLIRDDATKAPIKVHRLRGDVSILEGSGGNIAVLTGADGKVFIDAGITASRPRILEAANGLSRDPIRHLINTHWHFDHTDGNQWLNAEGVAILAHENTRKHLLVAQRVEDWNFNFPSPPLAAIPTEIFSSEKTLTLNRSTLALKYYGPAHTDSDISVTIPEADILHTGDTYWNGIYPFIDYSTGGNIEGMIKAAEANLAAATDRTIVIPGHGKPVSNRAELSAYRDMLFAIHENVSKLKQQGRSLDETIAAKPTAAYDAKWGQFVISPAFFTQLVYQGV comes from the coding sequence ATGGCCGCCGCCACGTTTACAGCCACCGGCAGCTGGTTGAGCCCCTCGCAAGCCTACGCCGAAGCACGCAATATCGTGGATCTGATCCGTGATGACGCCACCAAGGCGCCCATCAAGGTCCACAGGCTGCGCGGTGACGTCAGCATCCTCGAGGGCTCTGGCGGCAATATCGCTGTCCTTACCGGTGCCGACGGCAAGGTGTTCATCGATGCCGGAATCACCGCATCCCGCCCGCGAATCCTGGAGGCCGCCAACGGCCTCAGCCGCGATCCGATCAGACATCTGATCAACACCCACTGGCATTTCGATCACACGGACGGCAATCAATGGCTGAATGCGGAAGGGGTAGCCATTCTGGCCCATGAGAATACCCGCAAGCATCTCTTGGTAGCTCAGCGGGTCGAGGACTGGAATTTCAACTTCCCTTCGCCGCCGTTAGCGGCGATCCCGACCGAAATTTTCTCGTCGGAGAAGACTCTGACCCTCAATCGCTCCACGCTTGCCCTCAAATATTACGGTCCGGCGCATACGGACAGCGATATATCCGTCACCATCCCTGAAGCAGATATTCTTCATACCGGCGATACGTATTGGAACGGCATCTATCCATTCATCGACTACTCGACCGGTGGAAACATCGAGGGGATGATCAAGGCCGCCGAGGCAAATCTCGCTGCCGCGACTGATAGAACAATCGTGATCCCCGGTCATGGTAAGCCGGTGAGCAACAGGGCAGAGCTTTCGGCCTATCGCGACATGCTTTTCGCCATCCACGAGAACGTCTCAAAACTCAAGCAGCAGGGTCGCTCCCTCGACGAGACGATCGCCGCCAAGCCTACCGCCGCATACGACGCGAAGTGGGGTCAATTCGTCATAAGCCCGGCGTTCTTCACGCAACTGGTTTACCAAGGCGTCTGA
- a CDS encoding winged helix-turn-helix domain-containing protein, which yields MPVPIGGRAFEIVEVLVQSAGELVTKNDLSARVWPGAIVEENTLQFHISAIRKALGSDRGMLKTASGRGYRLFGAWTSRESTSSVDSMDLEPMRSRAEPFQTNLPAAASELVGRTNAVQQLRGLLSAYRVVTLTGPGGIGKTRLALEVARGLFPTFQGDVRLVELVSLSDPDLVPSAVAAGLGLKLGGDQISAESVARAIGLQRLLLVLDNCEHVIDAAAKLAETVVRMCPRTTILATSREILKIEGEYVYRVPPLDVPSQHEEPDDILGRSAVQLFMATTRALHSDFSPNGENLPVIAAICRRLDGIPLAIDLAAARVATLGLQQVAVDLDDHLGMLTGGRRTALPRHQTLRATLDWSYELLPEPERLVMRRLAVFAGDFTAKAASLVAAGGGIAASEAVCSLANLVTKSLVTLEVGGVIACHRLHETTRAYALEKLDESGEFEQVARRHADYYRGVFERAEIELETLPAPAWLARYGSQIGQVRAALDWAFSPTGSAEVGVALTVAAVPLWVHLSLMEECRGRVEQALSSPAESRDAHRNMQLYAALGAALFLTKGSCPEMVAAFTRTLEIAESLDDTDYRLRALWGSFMEHITSLRYRAALAVAEKFCTFAAKSTDPADGLVGDRLVGVALLALGDLEGARRRIERMLGRYVARTPHIIRYQFDQQLLAYSYRCRILWLQGFADQALASVESHLVAARASDHPYSLFSGLLQTACPLALLVGDLTLAERYVKALMDLSARHAVELWTLGGRCFAGVLLIKRGNTGPGLELLRTAFARVPQGAFTLFYTPMLASTADALGRDGKTAEGLSIIDEALARSDSNEERWCVAELLRIKGELILREGAPRAAAAAEEHFLRSLDWARRQGALSWELRTSTSLARLQYDQGRIAEARSLLQSAYDRFSEGFETADLKSAKAYLDFWVSR from the coding sequence GTGCCTGTCCCGATCGGGGGGCGCGCATTCGAGATCGTCGAGGTTCTGGTTCAGTCGGCAGGTGAACTTGTCACCAAGAATGACCTCTCGGCTCGCGTATGGCCGGGCGCGATCGTAGAGGAAAATACGCTTCAGTTTCATATATCCGCGATACGCAAGGCGCTCGGTTCGGATCGTGGAATGCTAAAGACTGCGTCCGGTCGTGGCTATCGCCTGTTCGGTGCGTGGACATCCCGGGAGAGCACATCGTCAGTAGATTCGATGGATCTCGAACCGATGCGAAGCCGGGCCGAGCCATTTCAGACCAACTTGCCTGCGGCAGCATCCGAGCTGGTCGGCCGAACTAATGCCGTGCAGCAGCTGCGCGGTCTTCTATCCGCTTACCGGGTGGTCACGCTGACTGGACCGGGGGGGATTGGGAAAACTAGGCTGGCGTTAGAGGTGGCCCGCGGCTTGTTTCCGACCTTTCAGGGTGATGTTCGGCTCGTCGAGCTGGTCTCGTTGTCGGATCCCGATCTGGTACCGTCTGCCGTGGCAGCGGGCCTCGGCCTAAAGTTAGGCGGCGACCAGATTTCCGCCGAATCCGTCGCCCGGGCCATCGGACTACAGAGGCTTCTGCTTGTTCTCGATAATTGCGAACACGTGATCGACGCAGCAGCCAAACTGGCGGAAACGGTCGTGCGCATGTGTCCGCGAACCACCATTCTCGCAACGAGCCGGGAGATCCTGAAGATCGAGGGCGAATACGTCTACCGCGTTCCCCCGTTGGATGTACCCTCTCAACATGAGGAACCCGACGATATACTTGGTCGCAGCGCGGTGCAGCTTTTCATGGCCACAACGAGGGCGTTGCACTCGGATTTCTCGCCGAATGGAGAGAACCTTCCGGTAATTGCTGCAATCTGTCGGCGCCTCGATGGCATCCCGTTGGCCATCGATCTTGCGGCAGCTCGCGTCGCCACCCTTGGGCTCCAGCAGGTTGCCGTAGACCTGGATGATCACCTGGGAATGCTGACCGGCGGCCGCCGAACGGCTCTGCCGCGGCATCAGACACTACGCGCGACGCTGGACTGGAGTTATGAGTTGCTGCCCGAGCCGGAGCGCTTGGTGATGCGGCGTCTTGCTGTGTTCGCCGGCGACTTTACGGCAAAAGCGGCGAGTTTGGTCGCTGCGGGAGGGGGGATCGCCGCATCGGAAGCGGTCTGCTCTCTGGCGAACCTCGTCACGAAGTCCCTAGTCACCTTGGAGGTCGGAGGTGTGATTGCGTGCCATCGGCTACACGAGACTACGCGCGCCTACGCCCTCGAGAAGCTTGATGAAAGTGGCGAGTTCGAACAAGTGGCACGACGCCATGCAGACTATTATCGGGGTGTCTTTGAAAGAGCCGAGATAGAGTTGGAGACCTTGCCGGCGCCCGCCTGGTTGGCGCGCTACGGAAGTCAAATCGGACAGGTACGCGCGGCCTTGGACTGGGCGTTCTCGCCGACTGGTTCCGCTGAAGTCGGCGTAGCGCTAACCGTGGCTGCGGTGCCACTGTGGGTACACTTGTCCCTGATGGAAGAATGCCGCGGACGCGTCGAGCAGGCACTTTCCAGTCCCGCCGAGAGCCGAGACGCACATCGCAATATGCAATTGTATGCGGCGCTTGGTGCGGCACTATTTCTGACAAAAGGCTCGTGCCCCGAGATGGTAGCGGCCTTTACAAGGACTCTCGAGATAGCGGAAAGCCTCGACGATACGGATTATCGCCTCCGAGCGCTTTGGGGCTCGTTTATGGAACACATCACGAGTCTTCGCTATCGGGCAGCGCTGGCGGTGGCCGAAAAATTCTGCACGTTTGCGGCGAAGTCGACCGATCCAGCCGACGGGCTGGTCGGCGACCGTCTAGTCGGCGTGGCGCTGCTTGCTCTGGGTGACTTGGAAGGCGCGCGGAGGCGCATCGAGCGCATGCTGGGCCGCTATGTCGCCAGGACGCCGCACATCATTAGGTATCAATTCGATCAACAGTTGTTAGCGTATTCGTATCGCTGCCGAATACTTTGGTTGCAGGGATTTGCCGACCAAGCGTTGGCAAGCGTCGAATCCCATTTAGTCGCCGCTCGCGCCAGCGATCACCCGTATTCGCTGTTCAGTGGCCTGCTTCAAACCGCATGCCCCCTTGCGCTTCTCGTTGGCGATCTGACTTTGGCGGAGCGCTACGTGAAGGCGCTTATGGATCTTTCCGCAAGGCACGCCGTTGAGCTATGGACTCTCGGTGGTCGCTGTTTCGCAGGCGTGCTGCTCATCAAGCGCGGCAACACTGGTCCTGGGCTGGAACTTCTGCGGACCGCGTTCGCCCGCGTTCCTCAGGGAGCGTTTACTCTTTTTTACACTCCAATGCTCGCTTCGACAGCGGACGCCCTCGGTCGTGACGGCAAGACTGCCGAAGGGCTCTCGATAATCGACGAGGCGCTTGCGCGATCGGACTCCAACGAGGAGCGCTGGTGCGTCGCCGAGCTCCTGCGCATCAAAGGCGAACTCATCCTGCGGGAGGGTGCGCCGCGGGCCGCGGCGGCCGCTGAGGAGCACTTTTTGCGCTCGCTCGACTGGGCCCGGCGGCAAGGCGCCCTGTCATGGGAGCTGCGAACATCCACAAGCCTTGCTCGCTTGCAGTATGATCAAGGGCGGATCGCCGAGGCACGCAGCCTTCTGCAGTCGGCGTACGATCGCTTCAGCGAGGGCTTTGAAACCGCCGACTTGAAGAGCGCGAAGGCGTATCTCGACTTTTGGGTCTCGCGATAA
- a CDS encoding CmcJ/NvfI family oxidoreductase produces MGLQQSNIEALPFVTAELNYLAPTLGRPRTYAFDPPAGEPKTTALPDPRQVPIFDARLIAENISLDREGFALVRHPTRVRDFYDDKEVRDVYYPAAEAFLKATLKADRVFIFDHTVRKRVEGAADVRGGGPRQPATRVHVDQTDVSGANRVREHLPEEADELLKGRVQVINLWRPIRGPLRDAPLAMCDGQTVAPGDLVASDLIYPSRKGETYSVKYNPNHRWFYVPEMTADEALLLKCYDSATDGRTRFGPHTAFVDPTTPADAALRESIELRTLVFHKP; encoded by the coding sequence ATGGGCCTGCAGCAGTCAAACATCGAAGCGCTTCCGTTCGTGACAGCCGAGCTAAACTATCTGGCTCCAACATTGGGCAGACCGCGAACCTATGCATTCGATCCCCCGGCGGGCGAACCTAAGACTACGGCCTTGCCGGATCCACGCCAGGTCCCCATTTTCGATGCGCGTTTGATTGCCGAAAATATTTCACTGGACCGTGAAGGTTTCGCGCTGGTTCGTCACCCGACCAGGGTGAGGGACTTCTACGACGATAAAGAGGTTAGGGACGTCTACTATCCCGCCGCAGAAGCATTCCTCAAGGCGACGCTCAAGGCCGACCGCGTTTTTATTTTTGACCACACCGTGCGGAAGAGGGTCGAAGGTGCGGCGGATGTACGTGGCGGCGGTCCACGGCAACCCGCGACGCGTGTCCATGTCGATCAGACCGATGTCTCTGGTGCAAACCGAGTGCGCGAGCATTTGCCTGAAGAAGCCGACGAACTCCTGAAGGGACGCGTGCAGGTCATCAACCTTTGGCGGCCGATCCGTGGACCGTTACGCGATGCGCCGCTGGCCATGTGCGATGGGCAGACCGTAGCACCGGGTGATCTCGTCGCTTCCGACCTGATCTATCCCAGCCGAAAGGGGGAAACCTATTCGGTGAAGTACAACCCCAACCATCGCTGGTTCTATGTTCCGGAAATGACAGCGGACGAAGCGCTGCTGCTGAAGTGTTACGATTCGGCAACCGACGGACGGACGCGATTTGGGCCGCATACAGCGTTCGTCGATCCGACAACGCCGGCCGACGCGGCGCTGCGTGAGAGCATCGAACTGCGGACGCTGGTGTTTCACAAACCTTGA